A genomic stretch from Solanum stenotomum isolate F172 chromosome 8, ASM1918654v1, whole genome shotgun sequence includes:
- the LOC125875215 gene encoding heavy metal-associated isoprenylated plant protein 32-like produces the protein MEPIADVSCNLKVNIHCDTCKMKMMEVLHSVRGVYALTIDAEKGIANVCGEVDPNRLLLALLKSGQHAELINVKLKHPSLSNPRNQYGHNNYGHIGHGYNNYNSLDGPYGYNNHALDEPSSYYPTRGAMVDQPYYCSSYHNSSPYVGYESTSYLNRPLITDHVIREEPMNWCSIM, from the exons atgGAGCCCATTGCAGACGTg agTTGCAATTTGAAAGTGAACATCCATTGTGATACCTGCAAAATGAAGATGATGGAAGTGTTGCACTCTGTACGAG GAGTGTATGCATTGACTATAGACGCAGAAAAAGGAATAGCAAATGTTTGTGGAGAGGTGGATCCAAACAGGTTGTTATTAGCATTGTTAAAGTCAGGTCAACATGCAGAATTAATAAATGTGAAATTGAAGCATCCTTCTCTTAGTAATCCTAGAAATCAATATGGACACAATAATTATGGCCATATTGGACATGGCTATAATAACTATAATTCACTAGATGGACCTTATGGCTACAATAATCATGCACTGGATGAGCCAAGCTCTTACTATCCTACTAGAGGAGCCATGGTTGATCAACCTTATTATTGTTCAAGCTACCACAACTCTTCTCCTTATGTTGGCTACGAATCGACTTCGTACCTAAATCGACCTCTAATCACGGATCATGTCATCAGAGAAGAACCTATGAACTGGTGTAGTATAATGTGA
- the LOC125872234 gene encoding mediator of RNA polymerase II transcription subunit 33A-like isoform X1 has product METVTVHSSQWDRVMELTKLAQERNTDPLVWAMELSSSLNSAGISMPSTDVAALLVSHICWSNNVPNAWKLLEKALVFRIVPPLFVLALLSTRVIPARRSYPMAYRLYMELLKRYAFSLPSLINGPNYQKIMESINDTLHLSRIFELQGSESGMHVIEYVFTVVCQLLDASLDDEGLLELTAEKKSRWPVATQEMEISNRDGFAGKRVEHREGLCRMNTVLAIEIIGDLFGDKLTSMILYLAHRNMPTHWDSFMQHLHLLVSNSSALRNSKNISPEALVLLISKNRGVLSRECKTSSRKFLHAVMASGSLALSASRFDDASTSVLWLPIDLFLEDTMDGSKVAATSASDTLTGLVKALRAVNCTSWKNTFFGLWISALRLVNRERDPSEGPVPRLDTCLCLLLSITPLAITNIIKEEENDSCTSDQRTESTGKHRQALVSSLQQLHDYEGLLTPPLPAIPLANQAALKAMMFLSGLSGGSEYFDGMRLNDMPVNCAGSLWHLIVEACIARNILDTSAYLWPGYVKGQFNQVPRNMSGPSPRWSSLMKGSPLTPPMVSVLVSTPASSLAEIEKIYEIAVNGPAEDKISAATILCGASLARGWNIQEHAVLFITRLLSPCVPSDYSGTDSHLISYAPFLNVLVVGITSVDCIQIFSLHGLVPQLVGALMPICEAFGSCPPNVSWTLLSEEITSHAVFSNAFTLLLTLWRFDQPPLEHVTRDVPVGSHLTPEYLLLVRNSQLAFSEDLLIDQSKSKQLSRVVSQLPREPIFMDSFPKLKCWYRQHQACIASPLSGLVPGTPVHQIVEALLDFMFRKINSAGQSLIPPTSSGSNSSGSGNEEISPHLKLPAWDILEAVPFVLNAALTACAHGTLSPRELATGLKHLADFLPASLATITSYFSAEVTRGIWKPASMNGTDWPSPAANLAAVEQQVKKILADTGVDVPSLSVGGSSPAILPLPLAVLVSLTITYKLDRDTDRFLNLMGAAVSNLATSCPWPCMPVMAALWAQKVRRWSDFLVFSASRTVFHHSSDAVVQLLRVCFTATLGIGTSSIESNGGVGSLLGHGFGSHFSGGISAVAPGILYLRVHRAVRNVMFMSEEIVSLLMHFVRDIADSGVPAKDLEKLKKTRGEIRSLSSQKTDSGFPASCHVSLAAAMVRVKLAASLGASLIWITGGLSLVQSLLKETLPSWFISAHRSEPNGGVSEGMVARLRGYALAYLAVLCGTFCWGVDSSSPTSKWRPSMLGAHLEFLASALDGKISLGCNKATWRAYVSGFISLIVGCTPSWLLEVDLQVLKRLSKGLKRCNEEVLALALLEASGVGAMGTAAEMIIEGSLNFAR; this is encoded by the exons ATGGAAACGGTAACCGTACATTCGAGCCAATGGGACAGAGTGATGGAGCTGACGAAATTGGCTCAGGAAAGAAACACCGATCCATTGGTATGGGCCATGGAGCTTTCCTCCAGTCTCAACTCCGCCGGCATCTCTATGCCGTCGACTGACGTTGCCGCACTTCTCGTATCTCATATTTGTTGGTCCAATAATGTTCCTAATGCTTGGAAGCTTCTAGAGAAAGCTTTGGTGTTTAGAATTGTCCCTCCTCTGTTCGTTCTCGCCCTTCTCTCTACAAG AGTAATTCCTGCTCGAAGGAGCTATCCGATGGCATACAGGCTGTATATGGAACTTCTAAAAAGATATGCTTTTTCATTACCATCTCTAATTAATGGTCCAAATTATCAAAA GATTATGGAATCGATAAATGATACTCTTCATCTTTCCCGGATATTTGAACTCCAGGGATCTGAAAGTGGAATGCATGTGATTGAATATGTTTTCACGGTTGTATGTCAGTTACTTGATGCCTCACTTGATGATGAGGGGCTGCTGGAACTGACTGCTGAAAAGAAGTCTAGGTGGCCAGTTGCAACTCAAGAAATGGAAATCAGCAATCGTGATGGCTTTGCTGGGAAAAGAGTTGAACATCGTGAAGGATTATGTAGAATGAACACTGTACTGGCTATTGAAATAATTGGCGATCTTTTTGGGGACAAACTGACATCCATGATTCTTTACTTGGCACATAGGAACAT gCCCACACATTGGGATTCTTTCATGCAGCACTTACACCTTCTAGTGTCAAACTCGTCAGCTTTAAGAAACTCTAAGAATATTTCTCCGGAGGCTTTGGTACTGTTGATATCCAAAAACCGTGGAGTCCTCTCCAGAGAATGCAAAACAAGCTCACGGAAATTTCTTCATGCTGTTATGGCCTCTGGATCACTTGCACTTTCTGCTAGTCGGTTTGATGATGCTAGTACATCAGTTCTCTGGCTACCGATTGATCTCTTTCTTGAAGATACCATGGATGGATCAAAAGTGGCAGCTACAAGTGCTTCTGACACCCTTACTG GTCTGGTGAAGGCTCTGCGGGCAGTTAACTGTACATCGTGGAAGAACACATTTTTTGGGTTGTGGATTTCAGCCCTTAGGCTTGTTAATAGA GAAAGGGATCCCAGTGAGGGTCCAGTACCTCGTCTTGATACTTGCTTATGCTTATTGTTGTCTATTACACCACTAGCAATTACCAACATTATTAAAGAAGAGGAAAATGATAGCTGCACTAGTGATCAAAGAACAGAGTCCACAGGAAAACATCGTCAGGCCTTGGTTTCTAGCTTACAGCAACTGCATGATTATGAAGGCTTGTTGACCCCACCACTGCCTGCAATTCCTTTGGCAAACCAAGCTGCTTTGAAAGCAATGATGTTCCTCTCAGGGCTAAGTGGGGGAAGTGAGTATTTTGATGGGATGAGATTGAATGACATGCCTGTCAATTGTG CTGGAAGCTTGTGGCACCTTATTGTTGAGGCTTGCATTGCTAGAAACATTTTGGATACGTCTGCTTATTTATGGCCGGGATATGTAAAAGGTCAATTCAATCAAGTGCCTCGTAACATGTCAGGCCCATCGCCTAGATGGTCATCATTGATGAAGGGGTCTCCCCTAACTCCTCCAATGGTCAGTGTATTGGTTTCAACACCCGCTTCAAG CTTAGCagaaatagagaaaatatatGAGATTGCTGTCAATGGTCCAGCTGAAGACAAGATTTCTGCCGCTACTATTCTCTGTGGGGCTTCTCTTGCTCGTGGTTGGAATATACAG GAACATGCGGTTCTATTCATCACTAGGCTTCTTTCACCTTGTGTTCCTTCTGATTATTCTGGAACTGATAGCCATTTGATTAGCTATGCTCCTTTTCTGAATGTTCTTGTTGTTGGTATAACATCTGTAGACTGTATCCAGATATTTTCTTTGCATGGATTG GTTCCACAGCTTGTTGGTGCATTGATGCCAATTTGTGAGGCCTTCGGTTCTTGTCCACCCAATGTGTCATGGACTCTTCTGTCGGAAGAAATTACTTCACATGCCGTTTTCTCAAATGCATTCACACTTTTATTGACATTGTGGAGGTTTGATCAACCACCGCTTGAGCATGTCACGAGAGATGTTCCTGTGGGATCCCATCTAACTCCTGAATACCTATTGCTGGTTCGCAACTCCCAGTTGGCATTCTCTGAAGATTTGCTGATAGATCAAAGCAAAAGCAAGCAATTGTCTAGAGTTGTCAGTCAATTACCTAGAGAACCCATATTTATGGATTCGTTTCCTAAACTAAAATGTTGGTACCGGCAACATCAAGCATGTATTGCGTCACCTCTCTCAGGTCTTGTCCCTGGAACTCCTGTTCATCAGATAGTTGAAGCACTGCTGGACTTCATGTTCCGAAAAATAAATAGTGCTGGTCAGTCCCTTATACCTCCAACTTCAAGTGGTAGTAACTCATCTGGGTCTGGAAATGAAGAGATATCTCCTCATCTTAAGCTGCCCGCTTGGGATATTTTGGAAGCTGTTCCTTTTGTGCTTAACGCTGCTCTCACGGCATGTGCTCATGGGACCTTGTCACCACGTGAACTAGCCACAG GTCTTAAGCATCTAGCTGACTTTCTTCCTGCATCTTTGGCAACGATTACAAGTTACTTTTCAGCTGAAGTGACACGGGGTATTTGGAAGCCTGCTTCTATGAATGGAACTGATTGGCCAAGTCCTGCTGCAAATTTAGCAGCAGTGGAACAACAAGTTAAGAAAATCCTAGCTGACACTGGTGTTGATGTCCCAAGTCTCTCTGTAG GTGGAAGTTCTCCAGCTATTCTTCCTTTGCCTCTGGCAGTCCTTGTGAGCCTCACCATTACATATAAACTTGATAGAGATACTGACCGCTTTCTGAACTTGATGGGCGCAGCAGTGAGTAACCTGGCTACAAGTTGTCCTTGGCCATGTATGCCTGTTATGGCTGCTCTATGGGCTCAAAAGGTTAGACGCTGGAGTGACTTTCTTGTTTTCTCTGCATCCCGGACTGTTTTCCACCACAGCAGTGATGCAGTGGTTCAACTTCTTCGGGTCTGCTTTACAGCTACACTAGGTATAGGTACATCTTCTATAGAAAGCAACGGTGGGGTCGGTTCTCTTCTTGGTCATGGATTTGGTTCACATTTTTCTGGTGGCATATCTGCTGTTGCCCCTGGTATACTCTACTTGCGTGTTCATAGAGCTGTCAGAAATGTCATGTTTATGTCAGAAGAGATCGTCTCCCTTTTGATGCATTTTGTCAGAGATATTGCGGATAGTGGAGTCCCTGCTAAGGATTTGGAGAAACTCAAGAAAACTAGAGGTGAGATAAGGTCTCTCTCTAGTCAGAAAACAGATAGTGGATTCCCTGCATCTTGTCACGTCTCTCTTGCTGCAGCTATGGTCCGTGTCAAGCTTGCAGCTTCATTGGGTGCTTCATTAATTTGGATTACAGGTGGTTTAAGTCTAGTCCAATCTTTGCTGAAAGAAACATTGCCATCTTGGTTTATATCAGCACATAGGTCAGAGCCTAACGGTGGTGTTTCAGAAGGAATGGTTGCAAGGCTAAGGGGTTATGCCCTTGCATACTTGGCAGTGCTGTGTGGAACATTTTGTTGGGGGGTGGATTCCTCGTCACCCACATCCAAATGGCGACCAAGTATGCTCGGAGCACACTTGGAATTTCTCGCGAGTGCATTAGATGGCAAAATATCACTTGGTTGTAACAAGGCTACATGGAGAGCATATGTGTCGGGTTTCATAAGCTTGATAGTGGGATGCACACCAAGCTGGCTTCTGGAGGTGGATCTTCAAGTTTTGAAGAGGCTGAGCAAGGGATTGAAACGGTGCAACGAAGAAGTATTAGCTCTGGCGCTTTTGGAAGCTAGTGGTGTTGGTGCTATGGGTACTGCTGCTGAAATGATTATAGAGGGGagcttgaactttgctagatgA
- the LOC125872234 gene encoding mediator of RNA polymerase II transcription subunit 33A-like isoform X2, giving the protein MELLKRYAFSLPSLINGPNYQKIMESINDTLHLSRIFELQGSESGMHVIEYVFTVVCQLLDASLDDEGLLELTAEKKSRWPVATQEMEISNRDGFAGKRVEHREGLCRMNTVLAIEIIGDLFGDKLTSMILYLAHRNMPTHWDSFMQHLHLLVSNSSALRNSKNISPEALVLLISKNRGVLSRECKTSSRKFLHAVMASGSLALSASRFDDASTSVLWLPIDLFLEDTMDGSKVAATSASDTLTGLVKALRAVNCTSWKNTFFGLWISALRLVNRERDPSEGPVPRLDTCLCLLLSITPLAITNIIKEEENDSCTSDQRTESTGKHRQALVSSLQQLHDYEGLLTPPLPAIPLANQAALKAMMFLSGLSGGSEYFDGMRLNDMPVNCAGSLWHLIVEACIARNILDTSAYLWPGYVKGQFNQVPRNMSGPSPRWSSLMKGSPLTPPMVSVLVSTPASSLAEIEKIYEIAVNGPAEDKISAATILCGASLARGWNIQEHAVLFITRLLSPCVPSDYSGTDSHLISYAPFLNVLVVGITSVDCIQIFSLHGLVPQLVGALMPICEAFGSCPPNVSWTLLSEEITSHAVFSNAFTLLLTLWRFDQPPLEHVTRDVPVGSHLTPEYLLLVRNSQLAFSEDLLIDQSKSKQLSRVVSQLPREPIFMDSFPKLKCWYRQHQACIASPLSGLVPGTPVHQIVEALLDFMFRKINSAGQSLIPPTSSGSNSSGSGNEEISPHLKLPAWDILEAVPFVLNAALTACAHGTLSPRELATGLKHLADFLPASLATITSYFSAEVTRGIWKPASMNGTDWPSPAANLAAVEQQVKKILADTGVDVPSLSVGGSSPAILPLPLAVLVSLTITYKLDRDTDRFLNLMGAAVSNLATSCPWPCMPVMAALWAQKVRRWSDFLVFSASRTVFHHSSDAVVQLLRVCFTATLGIGTSSIESNGGVGSLLGHGFGSHFSGGISAVAPGILYLRVHRAVRNVMFMSEEIVSLLMHFVRDIADSGVPAKDLEKLKKTRGEIRSLSSQKTDSGFPASCHVSLAAAMVRVKLAASLGASLIWITGGLSLVQSLLKETLPSWFISAHRSEPNGGVSEGMVARLRGYALAYLAVLCGTFCWGVDSSSPTSKWRPSMLGAHLEFLASALDGKISLGCNKATWRAYVSGFISLIVGCTPSWLLEVDLQVLKRLSKGLKRCNEEVLALALLEASGVGAMGTAAEMIIEGSLNFAR; this is encoded by the exons ATGGAACTTCTAAAAAGATATGCTTTTTCATTACCATCTCTAATTAATGGTCCAAATTATCAAAA GATTATGGAATCGATAAATGATACTCTTCATCTTTCCCGGATATTTGAACTCCAGGGATCTGAAAGTGGAATGCATGTGATTGAATATGTTTTCACGGTTGTATGTCAGTTACTTGATGCCTCACTTGATGATGAGGGGCTGCTGGAACTGACTGCTGAAAAGAAGTCTAGGTGGCCAGTTGCAACTCAAGAAATGGAAATCAGCAATCGTGATGGCTTTGCTGGGAAAAGAGTTGAACATCGTGAAGGATTATGTAGAATGAACACTGTACTGGCTATTGAAATAATTGGCGATCTTTTTGGGGACAAACTGACATCCATGATTCTTTACTTGGCACATAGGAACAT gCCCACACATTGGGATTCTTTCATGCAGCACTTACACCTTCTAGTGTCAAACTCGTCAGCTTTAAGAAACTCTAAGAATATTTCTCCGGAGGCTTTGGTACTGTTGATATCCAAAAACCGTGGAGTCCTCTCCAGAGAATGCAAAACAAGCTCACGGAAATTTCTTCATGCTGTTATGGCCTCTGGATCACTTGCACTTTCTGCTAGTCGGTTTGATGATGCTAGTACATCAGTTCTCTGGCTACCGATTGATCTCTTTCTTGAAGATACCATGGATGGATCAAAAGTGGCAGCTACAAGTGCTTCTGACACCCTTACTG GTCTGGTGAAGGCTCTGCGGGCAGTTAACTGTACATCGTGGAAGAACACATTTTTTGGGTTGTGGATTTCAGCCCTTAGGCTTGTTAATAGA GAAAGGGATCCCAGTGAGGGTCCAGTACCTCGTCTTGATACTTGCTTATGCTTATTGTTGTCTATTACACCACTAGCAATTACCAACATTATTAAAGAAGAGGAAAATGATAGCTGCACTAGTGATCAAAGAACAGAGTCCACAGGAAAACATCGTCAGGCCTTGGTTTCTAGCTTACAGCAACTGCATGATTATGAAGGCTTGTTGACCCCACCACTGCCTGCAATTCCTTTGGCAAACCAAGCTGCTTTGAAAGCAATGATGTTCCTCTCAGGGCTAAGTGGGGGAAGTGAGTATTTTGATGGGATGAGATTGAATGACATGCCTGTCAATTGTG CTGGAAGCTTGTGGCACCTTATTGTTGAGGCTTGCATTGCTAGAAACATTTTGGATACGTCTGCTTATTTATGGCCGGGATATGTAAAAGGTCAATTCAATCAAGTGCCTCGTAACATGTCAGGCCCATCGCCTAGATGGTCATCATTGATGAAGGGGTCTCCCCTAACTCCTCCAATGGTCAGTGTATTGGTTTCAACACCCGCTTCAAG CTTAGCagaaatagagaaaatatatGAGATTGCTGTCAATGGTCCAGCTGAAGACAAGATTTCTGCCGCTACTATTCTCTGTGGGGCTTCTCTTGCTCGTGGTTGGAATATACAG GAACATGCGGTTCTATTCATCACTAGGCTTCTTTCACCTTGTGTTCCTTCTGATTATTCTGGAACTGATAGCCATTTGATTAGCTATGCTCCTTTTCTGAATGTTCTTGTTGTTGGTATAACATCTGTAGACTGTATCCAGATATTTTCTTTGCATGGATTG GTTCCACAGCTTGTTGGTGCATTGATGCCAATTTGTGAGGCCTTCGGTTCTTGTCCACCCAATGTGTCATGGACTCTTCTGTCGGAAGAAATTACTTCACATGCCGTTTTCTCAAATGCATTCACACTTTTATTGACATTGTGGAGGTTTGATCAACCACCGCTTGAGCATGTCACGAGAGATGTTCCTGTGGGATCCCATCTAACTCCTGAATACCTATTGCTGGTTCGCAACTCCCAGTTGGCATTCTCTGAAGATTTGCTGATAGATCAAAGCAAAAGCAAGCAATTGTCTAGAGTTGTCAGTCAATTACCTAGAGAACCCATATTTATGGATTCGTTTCCTAAACTAAAATGTTGGTACCGGCAACATCAAGCATGTATTGCGTCACCTCTCTCAGGTCTTGTCCCTGGAACTCCTGTTCATCAGATAGTTGAAGCACTGCTGGACTTCATGTTCCGAAAAATAAATAGTGCTGGTCAGTCCCTTATACCTCCAACTTCAAGTGGTAGTAACTCATCTGGGTCTGGAAATGAAGAGATATCTCCTCATCTTAAGCTGCCCGCTTGGGATATTTTGGAAGCTGTTCCTTTTGTGCTTAACGCTGCTCTCACGGCATGTGCTCATGGGACCTTGTCACCACGTGAACTAGCCACAG GTCTTAAGCATCTAGCTGACTTTCTTCCTGCATCTTTGGCAACGATTACAAGTTACTTTTCAGCTGAAGTGACACGGGGTATTTGGAAGCCTGCTTCTATGAATGGAACTGATTGGCCAAGTCCTGCTGCAAATTTAGCAGCAGTGGAACAACAAGTTAAGAAAATCCTAGCTGACACTGGTGTTGATGTCCCAAGTCTCTCTGTAG GTGGAAGTTCTCCAGCTATTCTTCCTTTGCCTCTGGCAGTCCTTGTGAGCCTCACCATTACATATAAACTTGATAGAGATACTGACCGCTTTCTGAACTTGATGGGCGCAGCAGTGAGTAACCTGGCTACAAGTTGTCCTTGGCCATGTATGCCTGTTATGGCTGCTCTATGGGCTCAAAAGGTTAGACGCTGGAGTGACTTTCTTGTTTTCTCTGCATCCCGGACTGTTTTCCACCACAGCAGTGATGCAGTGGTTCAACTTCTTCGGGTCTGCTTTACAGCTACACTAGGTATAGGTACATCTTCTATAGAAAGCAACGGTGGGGTCGGTTCTCTTCTTGGTCATGGATTTGGTTCACATTTTTCTGGTGGCATATCTGCTGTTGCCCCTGGTATACTCTACTTGCGTGTTCATAGAGCTGTCAGAAATGTCATGTTTATGTCAGAAGAGATCGTCTCCCTTTTGATGCATTTTGTCAGAGATATTGCGGATAGTGGAGTCCCTGCTAAGGATTTGGAGAAACTCAAGAAAACTAGAGGTGAGATAAGGTCTCTCTCTAGTCAGAAAACAGATAGTGGATTCCCTGCATCTTGTCACGTCTCTCTTGCTGCAGCTATGGTCCGTGTCAAGCTTGCAGCTTCATTGGGTGCTTCATTAATTTGGATTACAGGTGGTTTAAGTCTAGTCCAATCTTTGCTGAAAGAAACATTGCCATCTTGGTTTATATCAGCACATAGGTCAGAGCCTAACGGTGGTGTTTCAGAAGGAATGGTTGCAAGGCTAAGGGGTTATGCCCTTGCATACTTGGCAGTGCTGTGTGGAACATTTTGTTGGGGGGTGGATTCCTCGTCACCCACATCCAAATGGCGACCAAGTATGCTCGGAGCACACTTGGAATTTCTCGCGAGTGCATTAGATGGCAAAATATCACTTGGTTGTAACAAGGCTACATGGAGAGCATATGTGTCGGGTTTCATAAGCTTGATAGTGGGATGCACACCAAGCTGGCTTCTGGAGGTGGATCTTCAAGTTTTGAAGAGGCTGAGCAAGGGATTGAAACGGTGCAACGAAGAAGTATTAGCTCTGGCGCTTTTGGAAGCTAGTGGTGTTGGTGCTATGGGTACTGCTGCTGAAATGATTATAGAGGGGagcttgaactttgctagatgA